The following is a genomic window from Calditrichota bacterium.
ACAAATCCGCAGGCAAAACACGGCGCCGATGTGATCAGCCGCGTGAAATACGCTACATCCGAACCGGGCGGTCTGGGGAAATTGCAAAGCAGTGTTGTGGAAGCCATCAATGAAATTATTGACGAATTGTGCGAAAAGTCGGAAGTGAATTGCCGGGAAATTTATGAGTTGAGTCTGGCGGGAAACACGATCATGAATCATCTTTTTTTGGGCGTTTCTCCGCAGTACATTGCCGAAGCACCTTACATCCCCGCTTTTCGCATAAGCCAGAGATTTAATGCCACAGAATTAGGCGTCACAATTCAGCCGCGGGGCTCTGTGGTTACGTTGCCCAATATTTCCGGTTATGTGGGCGGCGACATCGTCGGTTTCATTTTGGCGAGTTCCATTCACAAAGCGGAAAAGATCACGCTGGGAATCGACATCGGCACCAACGGCGAGATTGTGCTGGGCAACAAAGATCGGTTGCTTTGCTGTTCCGCTGCGGCAGGCCCCGCATTTGAAGGCGGACAGATTAGTTGTGGCATGCGCGCCGCGGAAGGCGCTATTGATAAATTTGCCGTCGGCAACGATCAGGTTTTCTACCACGTGATTGGCGAGACAGACCCCAGGGGCATTTGCGGCACAGCGCTGGTGGACGCCGTTGCTGAACTTTTGCGAGTCGGCGTGATTAACGAAACCGGCAGAATAGTCGTGGAGGAAGCGGAAAAACTTCCTGAATGGCTGCGAGAAAAAATTGTCTCTGAAGATAAAAAAATTGCTTTCAATATCGCCGAGCCAAACAAACCGGAAGCTTTGCCTTTGCAAATTACCCAGCAAGATATTCGCGAATTGCAATTAGGAAAAGGCGCCATCGCTGCGGGAATTGAAATTTTGTGCAAGGAATTGAACATTTCCACTGCAGACATCGAAGAGGCGCTCATCGCTGGCGCTTTTGGCAGTTATTTGAATAAATACAACGCCCGAACCATTGGTTTGATTCCAAATATCCCGCTGGAAAGAGTGAAATATGTCGGCAATGCCGCCAGCCTCGGCGCGAAAAAATTTCTTCTCTCCAAACGCGAACGAGACGAAGCGGAAAAAATCATCCGACAGACCGAATACATTGAATTGTCTTCGCGATTGGATTTTCAAGAAGTTTTTGCGGAGAAGATGTTTTTTGAGAAGGATGCTTTATAAGTGTGCGCCATCTTTGCGATGGGGTACACTTGGTTTTTTTGTTGTTTTCGGGAAAGAACTCGTTTTGGGAATATCTCACAAGTGTACCCCACCTATTGGTGGAGCACACTTGAATTTAAGGAACAAATCTCCAAATTTTTGGTAATCTAAATATCATGAAAAAATTCCGAAAAAATAAATATTTGATTTTTGTTGTCGCATCATGGCTGGCGGCGCGGCTCAAGCTGACTTTTGAGTTTTCGCGATTAGCGCTGTTCCGCGTGAAGCCTGGCGCAGAAGTGAGATTCGTGATCCGGCAGCATCGTTGGTTGCGCCACAGTGATTGGTGCTGGGATAGCGATAGATTTTCCGTCATCAAATTCGACGACGCGCAGGAAAAAATTATTGTGCATCAATTTCCGGTAATTTCAGAAAATTAGACAAAGAGGACAATTTTTTGGCAGGGAAAGTTAAGAGAGCAATTATCTGCCCCAATTGCGGCAAACTCATCAGCGCCAATGCAGAAGAGTGCTACTATTGCGGACTAAAACATCCGGGCAAACTTGGGATGCATTCATTCATTCAGCGAATTTTCGGTACAAAAATAACGATGGTGAACGCCATCATTTATTTCAGCGTCGTATTGTTCGTGATAGCTTTAGCCATCGACCCGAGAGCGATTTTGCGGTCAGGAGGCGGATTTTTGAGTCTGCTGAGTCCCAGTTCCAAGGCGCTGGTGATTTTAGGCATCACCGGCGCGCGTTCGATGTACGGCGGTCAGTACTGGACTTTGATTACGGCGATTTATTTGCACGGCGGCTTGTTGCACATTTTGTTTAACATGCTCTGGATTAAACAATTAGGTCCCATGGTAGAACAAATTTTCGGCACGTCGCGGTTTTTCCTGATTTTCACTATTGCCGGCGTCTTCGGTTTCATTCTGTCCAATGCGCTGACCGGCGCTCCGACTATTGGCGCTTCAGGGTCGATTTTCGGGCTGCTCGGCGCGTTGATTTACTACGGACGGGCAAGAGGCGGCACTTTCGGACGGTACCTTTACCCGCAACTGCTTTCATGGGCAGTGATTCTGTTTTTGTTTGGTTTCTTCATGCCGGGAATTAACAACCTGGCGCATTTAGGCGGCTTCATTGGCGGTTACGTTTCCGGAAATCTTTTAGGATACCAGGAAGCGAAGCACGAGTCCCTGGCAATGAGAAAAATCGCCGCCATTTTGATTGTTGTGACCGTTGCATGTTTTGTGATATCTCTGCTGACAATCAAATCCTCGATGATGCTTTATTTCCGATAATGATTGGAATCCAGTAATGAAATTTTCCACAAAATTTGCAGTTTCTCTCGCTGCTGTCGTTTTTGTTTTTTGGCATCGATTTTTGTTCGCGCAAAATTTTGAAGACCAACTCCAGCGCGAGGATAAACATTTTCTCGGCGGGGGAAAAATGTTAGTCTGGGCGTCGGAATATCTGCGCTTTCTTCATTCGTCCGGCTTCCGGGATCACGGCTGTTTTTTGGATGAAAAAGTTGCGCCGTTGTCCACCGTCACTTTTGTTGGCGAAAATTTAAAAGAAATTTCGACAGAGTTTACCTCGCAAACCTGGGTTCCCAGCCATTTCCGAATCGATTATCAAATAAAAAATGCGCTTCATTTCAGCGGTCTGCTCTATGTGGCGCTTTCTTGTAAGTTGGAAATTGCGCCGAAATCAAGAGAATCATGCGATGAGCGCTGCGCAGTGGGCGCTTCGGAACAAAAAGCGATTGAAGCCTTTGACAGCGCGCAAAACATCGACGATTTGATTCAGTCAAGCATTGGCATGAATTAGGCGGATATCAGATTGAATTAAAATAGCATTTCCGGATAAGGAGGCATCTTTTGAAAAAGATAGCAATTTTCTGGACATTGTTTTTTATTTTTGCAAGTTTTCATTTCGTCCAGGGCCAGGAATCGATCAAATTTTCCGGAGTCGACACGCTGATCGATCGCGCTGTGGCTATTTTTTATCAGAAAAAGTTCGATCGTGCAATTTACATTTGTGATTCTATTATCACGGAATATCCGGATAATCCGCTGGGTTATCTGGGTTTGGCTGGCGTGTATCATTTGCTGATGCTCAATTACCGCGTGAGTTATTATGACATGAAATTTGACAGCGTCAGTTCGCTGGCGATCAAGGTCGGAGAAAAAACCATCAAAAAATATCATAACGACGCTTACGCTTATTTTGTGCTCGGCGCGTCTTACGGGTTTCGCGGGCTGAACCGCATTCGCAAAAAAAAATGGCTGGGCGCTTTCCACGATGGATTGAAGGGAATTTCCAACATCAAAAAGGCGCAACGTTTGAACAAAAATCTGTACGACGTTTACTACGCACTCGGACTTTTTTATTACTGGAAAAGCGTGAAGGCGAGATTTCTCACATCGCTGCGGTTGATGAAAGACGAGCGGGAAAAGGGAATTGAATATTTAAAAATTGCCATCAAAAAAGGACATTTGGCAAAGTTGGAAGGAAAATTTGCCCTCATTGAAATTTACTACTACGAAGATCGCTACGAGGAGGCGCTGGAAGAATGTCAAACTTTGGAAGACACATTTAAAGACGATCCCACCTGGAATTATCTCATGGCAAAAATAAACGGGAAATTAAGCCACTGGGAGGACTCGCGAACTTACTTCACGCGCGTTCTGGAATTGCTGGATGAGTTTCCTCTGAAAAGCAACAGCTATTACGCTGAGTGCTACTATGGTCTGGCAAAAGCTGCTTTTGAAATGGAAAATTATGATACCGCTGCGAAAGAAATCAAATTAGCGGAAGAATTCAGTCAAAAAAGCGATAAAAAGAAAGAAATCGAAGGCCCGTTGCTTGATTCTGACCTGGTATTGAAAAGAATGAAAAAGCTAAAAACGCAATTGCAAAAAATGGGCTATGAATTGGAATCGTCGCCGTAAAGTCACTCACTCAAATCACCCGATTATTTAAAATTGTAATGGATCGCCAAAAAAGACGCACTTTCTCGGAGGAAAGAATGCGGGGAAAAAACAGTAAAAAAGTTTTATATTATTCTTCTCCCATTGGCTTCATTGAAATTATTAGCGCTGCGGACGCCATCACCGGCATTTATTTTTGTAAAGAAAAGAGATTACCCGAAGAGAGTACCCCTGTTTTAAAAGAATGTCGCGATCAATTGCAGGCATACTTTGCGGGTCAATTGCAGAAATTTGATCTGCCGTTGTCTTTTTCAGGAACAGAATTTCAACAGCAGGTTTGGCAGGCGCTGCAAAAAATACCTTTTGGCGAAACAGAGTCATATTCGCAAATTGCCAAAAATATTCATCGTCCCAAAGCTGTCAGGGCCGTAGGCGGCGCCAATCATCGAAATCCGATTTCCATAGTGATTCCCTGCCATCGGGTAATTGGCGCAAACGGAAAATTGGTCGGTTACGGCGGCGGCTTGTGGAGAAAGCAGTGGCTATTGGAACACGAAGTGAAGCACAAATAAAAAAAGAGGATAGCACGGCAGGTTTGATTGCTATCCTCTTTATCAAAAAGGTGCGAAAGGAGAAAAAGTGAGCTTTACACAATAACGGGTGGCGGTGGCGGCGGCGGTTTTGGCGGCAGCGGCAGTGGATCGCCTTTTTTCTGCTTTGCCTTTTTCGCCAGATTGTAGTCCGCTGTGAGCTTCTGCTGGTAAAACCCGTTTGTGATCGCTCCAAGTAACACAATGATGAGCAAAACGCTCAAGAGCGCGACAATTAGAGTTTTCATTAACTGGTTCCTCCCCAATAATAAATTTTGATAAATGGAGTTATTTAAATTAGCTTCAAAAACAATGCCAAAAATATTTATGTGTGACAAAAATGTAATATGTCATAAAAAACAAAAAGTTACAAAAAATCGATTCAGTAGTTTTTGTCGCTAAAATTGCCATTATGTGTCAATTTTGCAACGTCGCCGTTCCATCTGTGGACAATCTGCAACAGTTTAAATCGATCTTATTCTAAAATTTCATGGTAACTCATTTTAATATTTGAATGTTTCGTGGCAGTTAGTTTTTATTTCAAATAATTCTCATTGGTTAATAGCGTCATTGAGGCCATTATCAGAAAAATAAAGAAGAAAAACTTTGATAATTGTTAATGTCTTGTAATTATTTTAGCTAATGAAATAGCTAAATCTGGCGTCACGTTTTCAGCGAAAACAACCAATTTATCGTATTTACAATGGTTAATCTGGTTTAATCATATAATCTGCGGTAATTAAAATTGTTATGTCGAATTTTGGAATATTATTTTGTGAATCAAGGGCATATTTAAAAAACAGGATCTTATTGCTTGTCATTTATCGGCTTACATAGTTAAGACGAACTAATCCATGATATTTTGCATTACCTCCTAAAATAAAATCCAAAAATTGCTAAGCAAGAGGGATTGACGCTTATGGAAAAATCGTACGAAAAAATAAGGAAAAAGGCTACAAATTTCGGGCAAGAGCATGTTTTCCGGTTTTGGAACGAATTGGACGAAGATGAGCGACAAAGCTTGTGCGCTCAATTGGAGAGGATTAATTTCGATTTAATGCAGCACCTGAAAGAGCAGTATATTGACAAAAAAGGCCACAAAATCGAAATCGGTGATTTGAAGCCGATCGCCGCCATACCTGTGCCGAATACGCCTGAGCAAATAAGCGCTATGGAAAAGGCGCGGCAAGTGGGAAAACAGAGAATCGCGGCGGGAAAAGTAGCAGCGCTGTTGGTCGCCGGAGGCCAAGGCACGCGTTTGGGTTTTCACGGACCCAAGGGAATGTACCCGATCTGCCCGATGAGCCAGAAAACTTTTTTTCAACTTCACGCCGAGAAAATTCTTTCCCTGCGCAATAAGTTTGGCGTGTCAATCCCGTGGTACATCATGACCAGCGAAACAAATCACCGACAAACTGTGGATTTTTTTCAACGGCATAACTTTTTCGATTTAGCG
Proteins encoded in this region:
- a CDS encoding DUF4445 domain-containing protein codes for the protein MNEEEILVIFQPKNKTVKVSIGTDLVDAAEKADIIIPTPCGKIGKCGKCKIKITNIELPFTLQEEFWLTPDERESGIHLACQVKVEAPLVVEIISEEKAAETKILTYDLATDFDIDHHLEKKYVEFQAPDIENQIDDIENLEASALQDDHAVDLPLSIFQNLPTFLRKNDFHATIVLEGNRILSLESSDTSARLFGVAVDLGTTTIVGSLVNMYGGEILAIAARTNPQAKHGADVISRVKYATSEPGGLGKLQSSVVEAINEIIDELCEKSEVNCREIYELSLAGNTIMNHLFLGVSPQYIAEAPYIPAFRISQRFNATELGVTIQPRGSVVTLPNISGYVGGDIVGFILASSIHKAEKITLGIDIGTNGEIVLGNKDRLLCCSAAAGPAFEGGQISCGMRAAEGAIDKFAVGNDQVFYHVIGETDPRGICGTALVDAVAELLRVGVINETGRIVVEEAEKLPEWLREKIVSEDKKIAFNIAEPNKPEALPLQITQQDIRELQLGKGAIAAGIEILCKELNISTADIEEALIAGAFGSYLNKYNARTIGLIPNIPLERVKYVGNAASLGAKKFLLSKRERDEAEKIIRQTEYIELSSRLDFQEVFAEKMFFEKDAL
- a CDS encoding rhomboid family intramembrane serine protease — encoded protein: MAGKVKRAIICPNCGKLISANAEECYYCGLKHPGKLGMHSFIQRIFGTKITMVNAIIYFSVVLFVIALAIDPRAILRSGGGFLSLLSPSSKALVILGITGARSMYGGQYWTLITAIYLHGGLLHILFNMLWIKQLGPMVEQIFGTSRFFLIFTIAGVFGFILSNALTGAPTIGASGSIFGLLGALIYYGRARGGTFGRYLYPQLLSWAVILFLFGFFMPGINNLAHLGGFIGGYVSGNLLGYQEAKHESLAMRKIAAILIVVTVACFVISLLTIKSSMMLYFR
- a CDS encoding methylated-DNA--[protein]-cysteine S-methyltransferase — translated: MRGKNSKKVLYYSSPIGFIEIISAADAITGIYFCKEKRLPEESTPVLKECRDQLQAYFAGQLQKFDLPLSFSGTEFQQQVWQALQKIPFGETESYSQIAKNIHRPKAVRAVGGANHRNPISIVIPCHRVIGANGKLVGYGGGLWRKQWLLEHEVKHK